A single region of the Pseudomonas granadensis genome encodes:
- a CDS encoding COG3650 family protein has protein sequence MRVARSLIVVALLPLFAACQLFDGQRESASHVGQARMQGQLTAADGKLVFQPCQDQRQLVVNDTGGTSVLQEAATLADEQGKLFADVRGKVVGDRLDLTQLYRVERSGTACDDPNFKLLILRAAGHGPEWNVKVSGKGMVIEREGQPPLAVPYVEEQLGDGRFNLSSEANNQRIELWVAPQRCVDSSTGSVQHMSAELRIDGQVQRGCGYFGGSRND, from the coding sequence ATGCGTGTCGCCCGTTCGTTGATCGTTGTTGCCCTGCTGCCGTTGTTTGCCGCCTGCCAGTTGTTCGATGGCCAGCGCGAAAGTGCTTCGCACGTCGGGCAGGCGCGAATGCAGGGGCAACTGACGGCGGCGGACGGCAAGCTGGTGTTTCAGCCGTGTCAGGATCAGCGCCAGTTGGTGGTCAATGACACCGGCGGCACCAGCGTTTTGCAGGAAGCCGCGACGCTGGCCGATGAGCAAGGCAAGTTGTTCGCCGATGTTCGCGGCAAAGTCGTCGGCGATCGCCTCGATCTGACCCAGCTGTACCGGGTCGAGCGCTCCGGCACCGCTTGCGATGATCCGAATTTCAAACTGCTGATTCTGCGTGCTGCCGGCCACGGCCCGGAGTGGAACGTCAAGGTCAGCGGCAAGGGCATGGTCATAGAGCGTGAGGGTCAGCCACCGCTGGCCGTGCCTTATGTCGAGGAACAACTCGGAGACGGTCGTTTCAACCTCAGCAGCGAAGCCAACAACCAGCGCATCGAATTGTGGGTCGCCCCGCAACGCTGCGTCGACAGCAGCACCGGCAGCGTGCAGCACATGAGCGCCGAGTTGCGCATCGACGGCCAGGTGCAGCGTGGTTGCGGGTATTTCGGCGGATCGCGCAACGACTGA